The Archocentrus centrarchus isolate MPI-CPG fArcCen1 chromosome 12, fArcCen1, whole genome shotgun sequence genome includes a window with the following:
- the LOC115789722 gene encoding neurogenic locus notch homolog protein 1, whose protein sequence is MGILSLTHLSLCVGFTLFLDIYFKTTPGGGGLKYSLPTESCLNGGRCEATTNGNGECKCASDYIGSRCQYTNPCSPSPCRNGGECHAVSHGNTFDFRCVCRLGFTDRLCLTPTNHACMSSPCRNGGTCHLTALNAYRCDCPPGWSGKTCQVANPCASNPCANGGLCSAFDSAYICKCPRAFTGQTCKQDVNECAQTPSPCLNGGVCVNEVGSYHCRCPQEYTGQHCENPYLPCSPSPCQNGGTCIQKGDTTYDCSCLPGFTGHHCEHNIDDCPGHNCQNGGVCVDGVNTYNCRCPPHYTGQYCTENVDECELMPNACQNGGTCHDMHGGYHCVCVHGWTGDDCSENIDDCASAACHHGATCHDRVASFFCECPHGRTGLLCHLDDACISNPCQKGSNCDTNPVNGKAICTCPPGYTGSACNLDIAL, encoded by the exons ATGGGAAT ACTTTCTCtcacccatctctctctctgtgttggatTTACTCTTTTCTTGGATATTTATTTCAAGACAacacctggaggaggag GTCTGAAATACTCCCTACCCACTGAATCATGCCTAAATGGAGGAAGATGTGAAGCCACCACAAATGGAAATGGTGAATGCAA GTGTGCCAGTGACTACATAGGCAGTCGATGCCAGTACACAAATCCCTGCAGTCCGTCACCATGCCGCAACGGTGGCGAATGCCATGCTGTTTCCCATGGCAATACGTTCGATTTCCGCTGCGTGTGCCGCCTGGGTTTCACTGACCGGCTGTGTCTGACCCCCACCAACCATGCCTGCATGAGCTCCCCCTGTCGCAATGGAGGGACATGTCATCTCACTGCCCTCAATGCCTACCGCTGTGACTGTCCACCTGGATGGTCTG GTAAAACCTGCCAGGTTGCCAACCCATGTGCTTCCAATCCATGTGCAAATGGTGGCCTGTGCTCAGCCTTCGATTCAGCCTATATCTGTAAATGCCCACGCGCCTTTACTGGTCAAACCTGCAAGCAAGACGTAAACGAGTGTGCCCAGACCCCCTCTCCATGTCTCAATGGTGGCGTATGCGTCAATGAGGTGGGCTCATACCACTGCCGTTGTCCTCAAGAGTATACAGGCCAGCACTGTGAGAACCCTTACCTGCCATGCAGTCCCTCACCATGCCAGAATGGCGGCACTTGTATCCAGAAGGGGGACACCACTTACGACTGTAGCTGTCTTCCAG GCTTCACAGGCCACCACTGTGAGCATAATATCGATGACTGTCCAGGCCACAACTGCCAGAATGGTGGTGTTTGTGTAGACGGGGTGAACACCTACAATTGCAGATGCCCACCTCATTACACAG GTCAATACTGCACAGAAAATGTGGACGAGTGTGAGCTCATGCCCAATGCATGCCAGAATGGCGGGACATGCCATGACATGCACGGTGGCTATCACTGCGTCTGTGTCCATGGGTGGACGGGCGACGACTGCAGCGAGAACATCGACGACTGTGCCAGTGCAGCTTGTCATCATGGTGCCACCTGCCATGACCGCGTGGCCTCGTTCTTCTGCGAGTGTCCTCATGGACGCACAG GTCTGTTGTGCCACCTTGATGATGCGTGCATCAGCAACCCATGCCAAAAGGGCTCCAACTGTGACACCAACCCAGTTAATGGCAAGGCAATATGCACCTGTCCCCCAGGTTATACTGGATCAGCCTGCAACCTGGATATTGCACTATAG